In one Bradyrhizobium cosmicum genomic region, the following are encoded:
- a CDS encoding FMN-binding negative transcriptional regulator → MHVLRPQFRIEEQRALEFARQRGFGMIVAADERGPRASHVPFVLDQRDGRTIVQIHFTARNPLVPLADGVRRFLLIVAGDDAYISNDWYSSPDNVSTWLYEAVHLSGVAHLRELDDNRGHGDALLAVSEARLTKQPWDLAQMEPGKRESMLAAIRVVDLVVDQVEGQAKLNQHKSDADHVAVAGRLAQSEESGHRRLARKMQALRPGLGYDFL, encoded by the coding sequence ATGCATGTCCTTCGCCCGCAGTTTCGCATCGAGGAGCAGCGCGCGCTGGAGTTTGCCAGGCAACGCGGCTTCGGCATGATCGTGGCGGCCGACGAGCGCGGGCCGCGCGCCTCGCATGTGCCGTTCGTGCTGGATCAACGCGACGGGCGGACGATCGTGCAGATCCATTTCACGGCGAGGAATCCGCTCGTTCCGCTCGCGGATGGCGTCAGGCGCTTCCTGCTGATCGTCGCCGGCGACGATGCCTACATCTCCAACGACTGGTATTCGTCGCCTGACAACGTCTCGACCTGGCTCTACGAGGCCGTGCACCTGTCCGGGGTGGCCCATCTGCGCGAGCTCGACGACAACCGCGGCCATGGCGATGCTCTGCTCGCGGTCTCCGAGGCGCGGCTGACGAAACAGCCCTGGGACCTCGCGCAGATGGAGCCGGGCAAACGCGAGAGCATGCTGGCTGCGATCCGCGTCGTCGATCTCGTGGTGGATCAAGTCGAGGGGCAGGCCAAGCTCAATCAGCACAAGAGCGATGCGGACCATGTCGCGGTGGCGGGCCGTCTGGCGCAGTCGGAGGAGAGCGGACACCGGCGGCTGGCGCGGAAGATGCAGGCGCTGCGGCCGGGGCTTGGCTACGATTTTTTGTGA
- a CDS encoding TetR family transcriptional regulator, with amino-acid sequence MADRRSRSVSSRKQPQQARSSGLVAAILDAAVQVLAKEGAQRFTTARVAERAGVSVGSLYQYFPNKAAILFRLQSDEWRRTSELLRDILADRAKPPLERLRALVHAFIRSECEEAVIRGALDDAAPLYRDAPEAQDARSAGEGIVAAFMREALPKASDATRELASELIKTTLSEVGKRFSEKPRSEVEIVRHADALADMFCAYLGELARRRDHS; translated from the coding sequence ATGGCCGACCGCCGAAGCCGTTCAGTTTCCTCACGAAAACAACCGCAGCAGGCACGTTCCAGCGGCTTGGTAGCGGCCATTTTGGATGCCGCTGTTCAGGTTCTGGCGAAGGAGGGCGCACAGCGTTTCACCACGGCGCGGGTGGCCGAGCGGGCCGGTGTGAGCGTGGGATCGCTCTACCAATATTTTCCGAACAAGGCCGCGATCCTGTTCCGCCTCCAGAGCGACGAGTGGCGGCGCACGAGCGAACTGCTGCGCGACATTCTTGCGGACCGGGCAAAGCCGCCGCTGGAGCGGCTGCGCGCGCTTGTCCATGCGTTCATTCGGTCCGAATGCGAGGAGGCTGTGATCCGTGGCGCCCTCGATGACGCCGCGCCACTCTATCGCGACGCGCCGGAGGCGCAGGACGCGCGGTCGGCCGGCGAGGGCATCGTTGCGGCCTTCATGCGGGAGGCGCTGCCCAAAGCCTCGGATGCGACGCGAGAACTCGCCAGCGAATTGATCAAGACGACGTTGAGCGAGGTCGGCAAGCGGTTCTCGGAGAAGCCGCGCAGCGAGGTGGAGATCGTGCGTCATGCCGATGCGCTTGCCGACATGTTCTGCGCCTATCTCGGGGAGCTTGCGCGTCGTCGAGATCATTCCTGA
- a CDS encoding O-methyltransferase has translation MTTLTITLLAPLLDRLFDQDEAARGATRAAFADVTDADRVRMMRSKTDYRNLYGRLKDAPLAVSRETGALLYMLARSSRAKAIVEFGTSFGISTLHLAAGLRDNGGGRLITSELEPSKAARARENLSAGGLLDLVEIREGDALKTLGADLPDTIDLVLLDGAKALYPEILDLVESHLTPGAIIIADNADDSPDYLARVRKPGSGYMSTPFAEDVELSVRIN, from the coding sequence ATGACCACCCTAACGATCACCTTACTAGCGCCCTTGCTGGATCGCCTGTTCGACCAGGACGAAGCTGCACGCGGCGCAACGCGAGCTGCCTTTGCCGATGTGACCGACGCCGACCGCGTGCGGATGATGCGGAGCAAGACCGATTACCGCAACCTCTATGGACGGCTGAAGGACGCTCCGCTCGCGGTATCCCGCGAGACCGGCGCACTGCTTTACATGCTCGCGCGCAGCTCCCGCGCCAAAGCGATCGTCGAGTTCGGCACCTCATTTGGCATCTCGACTCTGCATCTTGCCGCAGGCTTGCGCGACAATGGCGGCGGGCGTCTCATCACCAGCGAGTTGGAGCCGTCCAAGGCGGCGCGTGCGCGGGAGAATCTCTCGGCCGGCGGGCTGCTCGATCTCGTCGAGATCCGCGAGGGCGATGCGCTGAAGACGCTCGGCGCTGATCTGCCCGATACGATCGATCTCGTGCTGCTCGACGGCGCCAAGGCGCTCTACCCGGAGATCCTGGATCTGGTCGAAAGCCATCTCACCCCGGGCGCGATCATCATCGCGGACAACGCCGACGACAGCCCCGACTATCTCGCACGCGTCCGCAAGCCCGGAAGCGGCTACATGTCCACGCCCTTCGCTGAAGACGTCGAGCTCTCCGTGCGGATCAACTAG
- a CDS encoding DMT family transporter, with product MTSAFNAYAALALAIILEVTASAFLQQSAQFTRPWPTLAMVLFYVASFYALSVAIRVIPLSIAYAIWGGVGIILTATVSFVLFRQMLDAAAFVGIALIVSGVVIINLFSETTVH from the coding sequence ATGACGTCCGCATTCAACGCCTACGCAGCGCTCGCCCTCGCCATCATCCTCGAGGTGACGGCATCCGCCTTCCTCCAGCAATCCGCCCAGTTCACCCGGCCGTGGCCGACGCTGGCCATGGTGCTGTTCTACGTCGCCTCGTTCTATGCACTGTCGGTCGCGATCCGGGTCATCCCGCTGAGCATTGCCTATGCGATCTGGGGCGGAGTCGGCATCATCCTGACCGCCACGGTCTCCTTCGTGCTGTTCCGCCAGATGCTGGACGCCGCAGCCTTCGTCGGTATCGCCCTGATCGTATCCGGGGTCGTGATCATCAACCTGTTCTCGGAGACAACGGTGCATTGA
- a CDS encoding TetR/AcrR family transcriptional regulator has product MPASAYTRAKQPEQVRRALLDHAASIAMDHGVSGVTVQAVAAAAGVTKGGLFHHFGSKQALIEGLFADLLARVDAEIDTAIEADPRLHGSFTRAYVNAVFTGKAFGFATPWAALSMVVVTDPSLRRLWNDWLKARLKRHRATDGTPDLRIVRLAADGAWLSYVTTGQIRMSADFRAVHDRLISQTRPLARSRRR; this is encoded by the coding sequence ATGCCGGCGAGCGCCTACACCCGCGCCAAGCAGCCCGAGCAGGTGCGACGTGCCCTGCTCGACCACGCCGCGTCGATCGCCATGGACCACGGCGTCTCCGGCGTCACGGTGCAGGCGGTCGCAGCGGCGGCCGGTGTCACCAAGGGCGGACTGTTTCATCATTTCGGCAGCAAGCAGGCGCTGATCGAGGGCCTGTTCGCCGATCTGCTCGCACGCGTCGATGCCGAGATCGACACCGCCATCGAAGCCGACCCCAGGCTGCATGGCAGCTTTACGCGCGCCTATGTCAATGCGGTGTTCACCGGCAAGGCCTTCGGCTTTGCGACGCCATGGGCAGCGCTGAGCATGGTCGTCGTCACCGATCCGTCGCTCCGGCGGCTCTGGAACGACTGGCTGAAGGCACGCCTGAAGCGGCACCGCGCAACCGACGGCACGCCCGATCTGCGGATCGTCCGCCTCGCCGCCGACGGCGCCTGGCTGTCCTATGTCACGACGGGGCAGATCCGCATGAGCGCGGATTTCCGCGCCGTGCACGACCGGCTGATCTCGCAGACCCGTCCCCTCGCGCGGTCACGCCGCCGATAG
- a CDS encoding DUF3551 domain-containing protein: MRPILNSILLVAGLPGVALMGPGPAAAQTYDPRYPVCMEVYSIDGSSIDCSFTSIAQCAATASGQSAQCYANPYAVQGRQPGLGPSPPRRNR; this comes from the coding sequence GTGCGACCCATCCTGAATTCGATTCTGCTTGTCGCGGGCTTGCCTGGCGTGGCCTTGATGGGCCCCGGGCCGGCAGCAGCGCAAACCTACGATCCGCGCTATCCAGTCTGCATGGAGGTTTACAGCATCGACGGCAGCAGCATCGATTGCAGCTTCACGTCGATCGCGCAATGCGCCGCGACCGCCTCCGGGCAATCCGCGCAGTGCTACGCCAATCCCTATGCCGTGCAGGGCCGCCAACCGGGCCTGGGTCCATCGCCGCCGCGACGGAACCGCTAG
- a CDS encoding FAD-binding monooxygenase, with translation MQFHLNGFRPGDPEIADPADRIRASGAAGAVPEEVDVLIVGCGPAGLTLAAQLAQFPDIKTCIVEQKPDRLLVGQADGVACRTMEMFHAYGFSERVLKEAYWVNETTFWKPDERAPETIVRSGRVQDVEDGLSEFPHVILNQARIHDGFLDVMRKAPAKLEPYYSRRLLDVQADPAADPADHAVTVRLERVDAGREGRLETIKARYVVGCDGARSIVRKSIGRELHGDSANHAWGVMDVLAVTDFPDIRFKSLIQSAKDGSLLIIPREGGYMVRLYVELAKLDVGERVANRNITADDVIAKARRILKPHTLDVKEIAWWSVYEIGQRLTDKFDDVPEAEIATRLPRIFIAGDACHTHSPKAGQGMNVSMQDAFNLGWKLAAVLRKQCAPSILHSYSAERQAVAKELIDFDREWAGILASAAKAGGADAAKTQDYFVRHGRYTAGTATHYRPSVLTGAATHQHLAEGFVIGKRFHSAPVIRLGDAKPVHLGHAGQADGRFRVYAFSPAEDPAAAGSAIRALCSFLSEARESPVRRYTPADADIDSVIDLRAVFQQEHRELAVEAMPALLLPRKGRYGLLDYEKMFCPDLKSGHDVFAMRGIDRKAGCMIVVRPDQYVGHVLPLDDFAGLAAYFDGIMLPAR, from the coding sequence ATGCAATTCCATCTCAATGGATTTCGGCCGGGCGATCCCGAGATCGCCGATCCCGCTGACCGCATTCGGGCGTCCGGCGCAGCGGGCGCGGTGCCCGAAGAGGTCGATGTCCTCATCGTCGGCTGTGGCCCCGCGGGCCTGACGCTTGCCGCCCAGCTTGCGCAGTTCCCCGACATCAAGACCTGCATCGTCGAGCAGAAGCCGGACCGCCTGCTGGTCGGGCAGGCCGATGGCGTTGCCTGCCGCACCATGGAGATGTTCCACGCCTACGGCTTCAGCGAGCGCGTGCTGAAGGAGGCCTATTGGGTCAACGAGACGACGTTCTGGAAGCCCGACGAGCGGGCGCCGGAGACGATCGTCCGCAGCGGACGGGTGCAGGACGTCGAGGACGGGCTGTCCGAATTCCCGCACGTGATTCTCAACCAGGCGCGAATCCATGACGGCTTTCTCGACGTCATGCGCAAAGCGCCAGCAAAGCTCGAGCCTTATTATAGCCGCCGCCTGCTGGACGTGCAGGCTGATCCGGCTGCAGATCCCGCCGATCACGCCGTGACCGTCCGTCTCGAGCGCGTCGATGCCGGAAGGGAGGGCAGGCTCGAAACCATCAAGGCGCGCTATGTGGTCGGCTGCGACGGTGCGCGCAGCATCGTGCGAAAATCAATCGGCCGCGAGCTGCACGGCGATTCCGCCAACCATGCCTGGGGTGTGATGGACGTGCTGGCGGTGACCGATTTTCCGGACATCCGGTTCAAATCGTTGATCCAGTCGGCGAAGGACGGCAGCCTGCTCATCATTCCCCGCGAAGGCGGCTACATGGTCCGCCTGTATGTCGAGCTTGCAAAACTCGACGTCGGCGAGCGCGTTGCCAACCGCAACATCACGGCAGACGACGTGATTGCGAAGGCGCGGCGGATCCTGAAGCCCCATACGCTTGACGTGAAGGAGATTGCGTGGTGGTCGGTCTACGAGATCGGCCAGCGCCTGACCGACAAGTTCGACGACGTGCCGGAGGCCGAGATCGCCACGCGTCTGCCGCGCATCTTCATCGCCGGCGATGCCTGCCACACCCACAGCCCGAAGGCGGGGCAGGGCATGAACGTCTCGATGCAGGATGCTTTCAACCTCGGCTGGAAGCTCGCCGCCGTGCTGCGCAAGCAGTGCGCGCCGAGCATCTTGCATTCCTATTCGGCAGAGCGTCAGGCGGTTGCGAAAGAGCTGATCGATTTCGACCGCGAATGGGCGGGGATTTTGGCGTCCGCAGCGAAAGCGGGCGGCGCTGATGCTGCCAAGACGCAGGACTATTTTGTCAGGCACGGCCGCTACACCGCGGGCACGGCGACGCATTACCGGCCGTCGGTCCTCACCGGCGCTGCGACCCATCAGCATCTTGCCGAAGGATTCGTGATCGGAAAGCGCTTCCATTCCGCGCCGGTCATTCGGCTGGGCGACGCCAAGCCGGTCCATCTCGGCCATGCGGGGCAGGCGGACGGTCGCTTCCGGGTTTACGCGTTTTCGCCCGCGGAAGATCCTGCGGCTGCCGGCTCGGCCATTCGCGCCTTGTGCAGTTTCCTGAGCGAAGCCCGGGAATCGCCCGTGAGGCGCTACACGCCTGCGGACGCAGACATCGACAGCGTGATCGACCTGCGCGCTGTCTTCCAGCAGGAACATCGCGAGCTCGCCGTCGAGGCAATGCCCGCACTGCTGCTCCCCCGCAAGGGCCGCTATGGTTTGCTCGACTACGAGAAGATGTTCTGTCCCGACCTCAAGAGCGGCCATGACGTTTTCGCCATGCGCGGGATCGATCGCAAGGCCGGATGCATGATCGTCGTGCGGCCGGATCAGTATGTGGGACACGTGCTGCCGCTCGACGACTTTGCCGGGCTCGCCGCATATTTCGATGGGATCATGCTGCCTGCACGCTGA
- a CDS encoding MarR family winged helix-turn-helix transcriptional regulator, with amino-acid sequence MKDNNDMPGHLARRFQQIAVAVFLAEVGEAGFDLTPVQYAALATIKANPALDQVTLAGLIAYDRTTITGVIDRLVQKGLIDRRASSRDRRARELEITDEGKRTLRKITPAVESAQRIMLRGLSAKEGDELMRLLRKAIAAGNELSRAPLREAQA; translated from the coding sequence GTGAAAGACAACAACGACATGCCCGGGCATCTCGCGCGCCGATTCCAGCAGATCGCGGTCGCGGTGTTTCTGGCCGAGGTCGGCGAAGCCGGCTTCGACCTGACGCCGGTGCAATACGCGGCACTCGCGACTATCAAGGCCAATCCGGCGCTCGACCAGGTCACGCTCGCGGGACTGATCGCCTACGACCGCACCACCATCACCGGCGTGATCGATCGCCTCGTGCAGAAGGGCCTCATTGACCGCCGCGCCTCGAGCCGCGACCGCCGCGCGCGCGAGCTCGAGATTACCGATGAAGGCAAGCGCACGCTGCGCAAGATCACGCCGGCGGTGGAATCCGCCCAGCGCATCATGTTGCGTGGCCTCAGTGCGAAAGAAGGCGATGAACTGATGCGGTTGTTGCGCAAGGCCATTGCCGCCGGCAACGAGCTCAGCCGCGCGCCCCTGCGCGAGGCGCAGGCATAG
- a CDS encoding L,D-transpeptidase — protein MQTTLSPSTDASMTARDRQLLAHAPYAKADVPEQFLRHVVDYPRKEQPGTILVDTDARYLYFVLPDGKAIRYGVAVGEEAMAFSGVARVGRLAEWPDWVPTADIQARLGPYPARVAGGPANPLGARGIYLYSGNKDTLYRIHGTNQPEYIGQAISSGCIRMRNEDVIDLYDRVKLNSMVVVLPPGQNARVETGTSWRG, from the coding sequence ATGCAGACGACTCTTTCGCCATCGACGGATGCGAGCATGACGGCCCGCGATCGTCAGTTGCTGGCGCACGCGCCTTACGCGAAGGCCGATGTGCCCGAGCAGTTTCTCCGGCACGTCGTCGATTATCCGCGCAAGGAGCAGCCAGGCACGATCCTGGTCGATACCGACGCGCGCTATCTGTATTTCGTGCTGCCGGACGGCAAGGCGATCCGCTACGGCGTTGCGGTCGGCGAGGAGGCGATGGCCTTCTCGGGCGTCGCGCGCGTCGGCCGCCTGGCGGAATGGCCGGACTGGGTTCCGACCGCGGACATCCAGGCGCGGCTCGGGCCGTATCCAGCGCGCGTTGCCGGTGGCCCGGCCAATCCGCTGGGCGCGCGGGGCATCTATCTCTATTCCGGCAACAAGGACACGCTCTACCGGATCCACGGCACCAACCAGCCCGAATATATCGGGCAGGCGATCTCGTCCGGCTGCATCCGCATGCGCAACGAGGACGTGATCGATCTCTACGACCGGGTGAAGCTCAACTCCATGGTGGTGGTGTTGCCCCCCGGGCAGAACGCTCGGGTCGAAACCGGCACCAGCTGGCGCGGCTAA
- a CDS encoding DUF6894 family protein, whose product MPYYSFDLVVGEEFKNQGEIILEDIEVASDRAVQLANELSQVKPELQQKGCAVRVTDRDHNEVYRTPLDPVPAWRR is encoded by the coding sequence ATGCCTTACTATTCCTTCGATCTCGTGGTCGGTGAAGAGTTCAAGAACCAGGGCGAAATCATCCTCGAAGACATCGAGGTCGCCTCCGATCGCGCCGTTCAATTGGCCAATGAGCTGTCGCAGGTGAAGCCGGAGCTGCAGCAGAAGGGCTGCGCGGTACGCGTCACCGATCGCGATCACAACGAGGTCTATCGCACGCCGCTCGATCCCGTGCCGGCCTGGCGGCGCTGA
- a CDS encoding SDR family NAD(P)-dependent oxidoreductase, whose product MSLFSTPFDPARDTALVTGAGNGIGRAIAQALVGEGVRTVFADVSAERVSAAISASSKPELAVPWVGDLARLEACDELLVAAHAALGEVSHFVHSASPPRREADHAFAVDRKTWQEMHAVNLDAGFHLGCEIAKRLIAAKQPGSFLFLTSLHAGTPRNLPHYSTAKAAMAMLVKELAKSFGRHGIRVNALVPGAIAAGGFVADASLARHIPLGRLGAADDLAPMALTVLSNKLSAYVTGAAFVIDGGLSLTNWFEAPDLGV is encoded by the coding sequence ATGAGCCTGTTCAGCACGCCGTTCGATCCTGCACGCGACACGGCGCTCGTGACCGGCGCCGGCAATGGCATCGGCCGAGCCATCGCGCAGGCCCTGGTCGGCGAGGGCGTTCGGACCGTGTTCGCCGATGTGAGTGCGGAGCGCGTAAGCGCCGCGATCAGCGCGAGCAGCAAGCCCGAATTGGCGGTGCCGTGGGTTGGCGATCTCGCGAGGCTCGAGGCATGCGATGAGCTGCTGGTTGCCGCACATGCCGCGCTGGGCGAGGTCTCGCATTTCGTGCACAGCGCGTCTCCGCCGCGGCGCGAGGCCGATCACGCGTTCGCGGTGGACCGCAAGACCTGGCAGGAGATGCACGCCGTCAATCTCGATGCCGGCTTTCACCTGGGGTGCGAGATCGCTAAACGGCTGATCGCGGCAAAGCAGCCCGGCTCGTTCCTATTTCTCACCTCGCTGCATGCGGGCACGCCGCGCAACCTGCCGCATTATTCGACGGCGAAGGCGGCAATGGCGATGCTGGTGAAGGAGCTCGCGAAGAGCTTTGGTCGTCACGGCATTCGCGTCAACGCGCTGGTGCCGGGTGCGATCGCAGCGGGCGGTTTCGTCGCGGATGCTTCGCTGGCGCGGCACATTCCGCTCGGGCGCCTCGGCGCCGCCGACGATCTCGCGCCGATGGCGCTCACGGTGCTGTCGAACAAGCTCTCGGCTTACGTCACCGGCGCAGCCTTCGTCATCGACGGCGGCCTGTCGCTGACGAACTGGTTCGAAGCGCCTGATCTGGGCGTGTAG